The Eubacteriales bacterium genome window below encodes:
- a CDS encoding ATP-dependent Clp protease proteolytic subunit: MDEQKQNDNRIEAIKELGMNSLTKSEESDIHMINIIGQVEGHTELPPQNKTTKYEHIIPQLIAIEQSKSIRGFLIILNTAGGDVEAGLAIAEMISSMTKPSVSLVLGGGHSIGVPLAVSADYSFIVQTASMTIHPVKMNGMVVTLPQTLEYFNKVQDRILHFICKHSHIELKRLRALMINAGDIANEAGTLLIGKEAVKAGIIDKVGGLSDAISKLRQLIGENDKRADVSKEKKSVSEGKR; this comes from the coding sequence ATGGATGAACAAAAGCAAAACGACAACAGGATAGAGGCTATTAAAGAATTAGGTATGAATTCGCTTACTAAAAGTGAGGAAAGCGACATACATATGATTAATATAATAGGTCAGGTAGAGGGACACACAGAGCTTCCGCCACAGAATAAAACGACAAAGTACGAGCATATTATCCCTCAGCTTATAGCTATAGAGCAAAGCAAAAGCATACGTGGATTTTTAATTATATTAAATACTGCAGGAGGAGACGTAGAAGCCGGGCTTGCAATAGCCGAAATGATAAGCTCTATGACAAAACCGTCTGTATCATTAGTACTTGGGGGAGGGCACAGCATCGGAGTGCCGCTGGCAGTCAGCGCTGATTATTCATTTATAGTGCAAACAGCAAGCATGACCATTCACCCAGTCAAGATGAATGGCATGGTAGTGACTCTGCCACAGACGCTTGAATATTTTAATAAAGTACAGGACAGGATTTTGCATTTTATATGTAAACACTCACATATTGAGTTAAAGCGTTTAAGAGCACTAATGATAAATGCAGGCGACATAGCTAACGAAGCTGGTACGCTCCTGATAGGCAAAGAGGCGGTTAAAGCCGGCATTATAGACAAGGTAGGGGGCCTTAGCGATGCTATTTCAAAGTTAAGGCAGCTGATCGGCGAAAACGATAAAAGAGCCGATGTTTCAAAAGAGAAAAAGTCGGTTTCGGAGGGAAAAAGGTGA
- a CDS encoding dipicolinate synthase subunit B translates to MSLKDKKIGFAMTGSFCTFKICLEELKRLCETGAQVMPILSYNAANTDTRFMTSENLKQKIEEITGKAPIYSIVEVEPIGPKKLLDLLIIAPCTGNTLAKIANSISDTPVTLAVKSHLRNGGPILIAVSTNDGLAANAKNLGLILNMKNIYFVPFMQDDYQKKCNSLIADMGLIIPAAWSALNGEQLQPLLV, encoded by the coding sequence ATGAGTTTAAAAGATAAAAAAATAGGTTTTGCAATGACAGGGTCTTTTTGCACATTCAAGATCTGCCTTGAGGAACTAAAGCGGCTGTGCGAAACAGGGGCACAGGTTATGCCCATACTTTCGTATAACGCTGCGAATACAGACACCAGGTTTATGACAAGTGAGAATTTAAAACAAAAAATTGAGGAAATAACGGGAAAGGCTCCGATATATTCTATAGTTGAAGTAGAGCCAATAGGGCCTAAGAAGCTCCTGGATTTGCTTATAATTGCACCTTGCACAGGAAATACGCTTGCAAAAATAGCTAATTCAATAAGCGACACACCTGTTACTCTTGCTGTAAAATCACATTTAAGGAATGGAGGGCCTATTTTAATAGCAGTATCTACAAATGACGGGCTTGCCGCAAACGCAAAAAATTTGGGGTTGATTTTAAATATGAAAAATATCTATTTTGTTCCATTCATGCAAGACGATTATCAAAAAAAATGCAACTCGCTTATTGCAGATATGGGTCTTATAATCCCGGCGGCATGGAGCGCGCTTAACGGCGAACAGTTACAGCCTTTACTTGTTTGA
- a CDS encoding dipicolinate synthase subunit DpsA: protein MREIFVIGGDKRQLLAAQILKEHGYTVMIYGFEKLPEAIGDMKPASLSLENKIVLLPLPYKNEYGYINMPYSEKIVHLTDLAEELSKCSYVVLGKADKEAIEILKGCDVPYSDLMNDEAFVVKNARITAEAAVNCIQARSEKAILDLDILISGYGRVTRCLLPILTSMSSKITVCTRSRKNAEWVFTHGARPGDSNNIKEEVKNADIIINTAPAVIFGKEEILATKPDVMYFELASPPYGIDFNAAMMLKRKVYIESSLPGRYYPESAAQAVCEAFLRAVESGDMV, encoded by the coding sequence ATGAGGGAGATATTTGTCATAGGCGGGGATAAAAGGCAACTTCTGGCCGCGCAGATCTTAAAGGAGCATGGTTATACGGTAATGATCTACGGCTTTGAAAAACTGCCGGAGGCCATAGGCGATATGAAACCGGCAAGCCTTAGTTTGGAGAATAAAATAGTATTATTGCCGCTCCCATATAAAAATGAGTATGGATACATAAACATGCCGTATTCCGAAAAAATAGTGCACTTAACAGATTTGGCAGAGGAATTAAGTAAATGCAGCTACGTCGTACTTGGAAAAGCGGATAAAGAGGCTATTGAAATATTAAAAGGCTGTGATGTCCCATATTCAGACCTTATGAACGACGAAGCTTTTGTCGTCAAAAATGCCAGGATAACCGCCGAAGCCGCTGTCAACTGCATCCAGGCCCGTTCAGAAAAAGCAATACTTGACCTTGATATTTTAATCAGTGGATACGGTAGGGTGACACGCTGCCTGCTTCCAATTTTAACGAGCATGAGCAGCAAAATAACCGTATGCACAAGAAGCCGTAAAAACGCGGAGTGGGTCTTTACCCACGGCGCAAGGCCAGGCGACAGCAATAATATTAAAGAAGAAGTCAAAAATGCAGACATAATAATAAATACTGCTCCGGCCGTGATTTTCGGTAAAGAAGAGATATTGGCAACCAAGCCGGATGTAATGTACTTTGAACTTGCATCTCCTCCGTACGGAATAGACTTTAATGCAGCTATGATGCTTAAAAGAAAGGTTTATATAGAATCGTCTCTGCCGGGCAGGTATTATCCTGAAAGCGCAGCGCAGGCGGTTTGCGAAGCTTTTTTACGAGCGGTTGAAAGTGGGGATATGGTATGA
- a CDS encoding pitrilysin family protein: protein MIFEHKLSNGIRVVAKQMTSYKSLSMGVWVKTGSACETQEENGISHFIEHMLFKGTSKRTANQISYDIDSMGGSINAFTSKECSCFHIKVMSEKFEDAVDVLSDIVFNSNIGENEIQRERAVILEEIKMTNDNPEDCAHEKLSETFFADNPVAKPILGPPENVSSFKRDNFISYMDKFYYPANMVISIAGNFEKESAFEILERYFGGYKKVSPSEQTQDCVLSNEAIRCFATVKKDTQQLHMCLSFPGFTMEEEKRYALSILNNVIGGSMSSVLFQKVREEKGLVYSVYSYMTAYTKAGMFSIYAGTSQDYIREVTQIISRELNLIKEKGISEDQFKKSREQLCGNFILSTESTSTIMNTLGRNMLLRGIVLTEEEVLDAFKKVTIDQVNEIIPYIIDFDRLTRVYVGNVLPDEELKKLI, encoded by the coding sequence ATGATATTTGAGCACAAGTTAAGTAATGGCATAAGAGTTGTTGCGAAGCAGATGACTTCTTATAAATCGCTTTCAATGGGAGTATGGGTAAAGACCGGCTCTGCATGTGAAACTCAAGAGGAGAACGGCATCTCGCATTTTATAGAGCACATGCTTTTTAAAGGGACAAGCAAGCGAACAGCTAACCAGATCTCGTACGATATAGACAGCATGGGAGGTAGCATAAACGCCTTTACTTCAAAGGAATGCAGTTGTTTTCATATAAAGGTTATGAGTGAAAAATTTGAAGACGCTGTAGATGTTTTGTCCGACATAGTTTTTAATTCGAATATAGGTGAAAATGAGATACAAAGGGAAAGGGCAGTAATTTTAGAAGAGATAAAGATGACTAACGATAATCCGGAAGACTGCGCACATGAAAAACTTTCCGAAACATTTTTTGCGGATAATCCGGTGGCTAAGCCTATTTTGGGGCCGCCTGAAAACGTAAGCAGTTTTAAAAGAGATAACTTTATTTCATACATGGATAAATTTTATTACCCGGCAAATATGGTTATATCTATTGCAGGCAACTTTGAAAAAGAATCAGCCTTTGAAATACTGGAAAGATATTTTGGAGGATATAAAAAAGTTTCGCCGTCTGAGCAAACACAAGACTGTGTATTGTCTAATGAAGCTATAAGATGCTTTGCAACTGTAAAGAAAGACACACAGCAGCTTCATATGTGCCTTTCTTTCCCGGGGTTTACCATGGAAGAAGAAAAGAGATATGCACTTTCTATACTAAATAACGTAATCGGCGGCAGCATGTCTTCTGTTCTATTTCAAAAGGTACGTGAAGAAAAAGGGCTTGTTTACTCTGTATATTCATATATGACAGCTTATACAAAGGCAGGTATGTTTTCCATATATGCAGGTACGTCTCAAGATTATATCCGCGAGGTTACGCAGATAATATCAAGAGAGTTAAACTTGATAAAAGAAAAAGGTATATCTGAGGATCAGTTTAAAAAAAGCAGAGAACAGCTCTGTGGGAATTTTATACTGTCTACAGAAAGTACATCGACCATTATGAACACACTTGGGAGGAACATGCTTTTAAGAGGTATAGTTTTAACAGAAGAAGAAGTACTCGATGCTTTTAAAAAAGTTACTATAGACCAAGTAAATGAGATAATACCATACATAATTGACTTTGATAGGTTAACAAGAGTATACGTTGGGAATGTTTTGCCAGATGAGGAACTTAAAAAGCTTATCTAA
- a CDS encoding polyribonucleotide nucleotidyltransferase, protein MQPRVFEMDLAGKKLIVETGRYAEQAGGSCIVRCGDTAVMANATASDKPREGIDFFPLSVDFEEKMYAVGKIPGGFIKKEGRPSEKAILTSRLIDRPIRPLFPKGYYNDVQVVITTMSVDKDIPPAIFGMIGSSIALSISNIPFLGPTGSVAVGYVDGGYVINPDSEQRAKSLIDLTVSGTKDAVMMVEAGAKVVSEQVMLDAILFAHEEIKKIVEFIENIANEIGKQKIEPELCLPDEAVEAQVREYAKDKVIWSVDTFDRQEREERREQVKEDVAAHFEEQYPDNLKDIDSAIYSMTKEVVRDKIINKGIRPDGRKFEEIRPIWCDTSLFARTHGSAVFTRGQTQVINITTLGAIGDGQTLDGISEEDFKRYMHQYNMPPYSTGEAKPIRSASRREIGHGALAERAIEPMLPDEADFPYAIRTVSEVVSSNGSTSQASVCASSLSLMDAGVPMKAAVAGVAMGLIKDQENGNIAILTDIQGLEDFFGDMDFKVAGTNEGITAIQMDIKIKGIDKEILTRALEQARKGRLFILDKMNEVLANPREELSPYAPKIVQFTINPDKIREVIGSGGKVINKIIQDTGVKIDIEDDGRVSLTTPDSEASKKAKDIIMAIASDIEVGNVYDGVVTRIMNFGAFVEVAPGKEGMVHISKLANYHVNNVEDFVKEGDKLKVVVNEIDRQGRVNFSAKGLNPEREKEKKPKHKEREEQPEKEN, encoded by the coding sequence ATGCAACCTAGAGTATTTGAAATGGACTTGGCGGGGAAAAAGCTGATAGTGGAGACAGGCAGATATGCAGAACAAGCAGGCGGCAGTTGTATTGTACGCTGCGGCGACACTGCGGTAATGGCTAATGCTACTGCATCTGATAAGCCAAGGGAAGGAATAGATTTTTTCCCATTAAGCGTAGATTTTGAAGAGAAAATGTATGCCGTCGGTAAAATACCGGGCGGATTTATAAAAAAAGAGGGAAGGCCTTCTGAAAAGGCGATACTTACATCAAGGCTTATAGACAGGCCGATAAGGCCGCTTTTCCCTAAAGGCTATTATAACGATGTGCAGGTGGTCATAACCACTATGTCTGTAGACAAGGATATCCCGCCGGCGATATTTGGAATGATCGGGTCATCTATTGCTCTTAGCATATCTAATATCCCGTTCTTAGGGCCTACAGGCTCTGTGGCTGTCGGCTATGTAGATGGGGGATACGTAATAAATCCAGATAGCGAACAACGTGCAAAAAGCCTGATAGATTTAACTGTATCGGGTACAAAGGATGCCGTTATGATGGTAGAAGCAGGTGCAAAAGTCGTTTCCGAACAGGTAATGCTGGATGCTATATTGTTTGCACATGAAGAGATCAAGAAGATAGTTGAATTTATTGAAAATATAGCAAATGAAATCGGAAAACAAAAGATAGAGCCTGAACTCTGTCTACCGGACGAAGCTGTTGAGGCGCAGGTACGCGAATACGCAAAAGACAAAGTAATATGGAGCGTAGATACATTTGACAGGCAGGAAAGAGAAGAACGCAGAGAACAGGTCAAAGAAGATGTTGCGGCGCACTTTGAGGAACAATACCCTGATAATCTAAAAGATATTGATTCCGCCATATATTCTATGACTAAAGAAGTTGTAAGGGACAAGATAATCAATAAAGGTATCCGCCCTGACGGAAGAAAGTTTGAGGAAATACGCCCTATTTGGTGTGATACATCACTTTTTGCAAGGACGCATGGAAGTGCGGTCTTTACCCGTGGGCAGACACAGGTAATAAATATTACTACACTTGGGGCTATAGGAGACGGGCAAACGCTTGACGGAATTTCAGAAGAGGACTTTAAACGCTATATGCACCAGTACAATATGCCGCCGTATTCAACAGGCGAGGCAAAGCCTATAAGGAGTGCATCGAGGCGTGAGATCGGGCACGGGGCATTGGCAGAAAGAGCCATAGAACCTATGCTTCCAGACGAGGCAGATTTTCCTTATGCTATAAGGACTGTATCAGAAGTCGTAAGTTCTAACGGGTCTACATCACAGGCAAGCGTATGTGCATCATCATTGTCACTTATGGATGCGGGCGTTCCGATGAAAGCAGCTGTAGCCGGCGTAGCGATGGGGCTTATTAAAGACCAGGAAAATGGTAATATAGCAATCTTGACGGATATACAGGGCCTTGAAGATTTCTTCGGAGATATGGACTTTAAAGTTGCAGGCACGAACGAAGGTATAACTGCTATCCAGATGGATATTAAAATAAAAGGCATAGACAAAGAAATCTTGACACGTGCTCTTGAACAGGCTAGAAAGGGAAGGCTTTTTATACTTGACAAGATGAACGAAGTTTTAGCAAATCCAAGAGAAGAGCTTTCACCTTATGCACCTAAGATAGTACAATTTACCATAAATCCGGATAAGATCCGCGAGGTAATAGGCTCAGGCGGAAAGGTTATAAATAAGATAATCCAGGATACTGGTGTAAAAATAGATATAGAAGACGACGGGCGTGTATCGTTAACGACACCGGACAGCGAAGCTTCTAAGAAGGCAAAAGATATAATTATGGCAATAGCATCTGATATCGAGGTAGGTAACGTTTACGACGGAGTAGTAACTAGAATAATGAACTTTGGTGCATTTGTCGAAGTTGCACCGGGCAAAGAAGGCATGGTACATATTTCAAAACTTGCCAATTACCATGTCAACAACGTAGAGGACTTTGTTAAAGAAGGAGATAAACTTAAGGTTGTCGTAAATGAGATAGACAGGCAGGGTAGGGTAAACTTTTCGGCAAAAGGCTTAAATCCAGAACGCGAAAAAGAAAAAAAGCCAAAGCATAAGGAAAGAGAAGAGCAGCCCGAAAAAGAAAATTAA